One window of Candidatus Binataceae bacterium genomic DNA carries:
- a CDS encoding FAD-binding oxidoreductase, with translation MSAAPSNLVPFDRPRTAALATPKAHHGILTGWGRYPSGESDIYRPEKRAELQAVVASNSTSLIARGAGRAYGDAALNDQNRVVNIERLNRMLSFEAATGMLRAEAGVTIAEIIDVFMPRGFFPPVTPGTRFVTLGGSIAADVHGKNHHRASSLAAHVTSFDLMLASGEIRRCSREENAKLFWATVGGMGLTGVILGVELRLQSIPSAWIAGELIRARNLDEALEAFERTDTQYAYSVAWIDCAGGQGTLGRCTLNVGNFADPAMLQRRAAQDPYRTPAKLPLAVPFTLPGFTLNSLTVKAFNAGIYATSRPSQHKIFDWEWFFYPLDSISNWNRIYGKRGFVQYQCVWPLAESRAGLVEVLEAISRSRRASFLTVLKKFGAQDGMLSFPMPGYTLALDFPVADGLLQFLDELDEMVLKRGGRVYLAKDARMRPEIFRAMYPNFANWQSIKATADPEGRFSSSLSRRLGLDPD, from the coding sequence ATGAGCGCCGCACCAAGCAACCTCGTCCCCTTCGATCGGCCACGCACGGCCGCTCTCGCCACACCCAAGGCTCATCACGGAATTCTCACCGGATGGGGCCGCTATCCGAGCGGCGAGAGCGACATCTATCGGCCCGAGAAGCGCGCCGAGTTGCAGGCTGTCGTCGCATCCAACTCGACGAGCTTGATCGCGCGCGGTGCAGGCCGCGCGTATGGCGACGCCGCACTTAACGATCAGAATCGCGTCGTCAATATCGAGCGGCTGAACCGGATGCTCTCGTTCGAGGCGGCGACAGGAATGCTACGCGCCGAGGCGGGAGTCACGATCGCGGAAATCATCGACGTGTTCATGCCGCGCGGATTCTTCCCGCCCGTCACGCCGGGCACACGCTTCGTCACGCTCGGCGGATCGATCGCCGCAGACGTTCACGGCAAGAATCACCATCGCGCGTCGTCGCTCGCCGCTCACGTCACGAGTTTCGATCTGATGCTCGCGTCGGGCGAGATCCGGCGATGCTCGCGCGAGGAAAATGCGAAGCTCTTCTGGGCGACTGTCGGCGGCATGGGACTCACCGGCGTGATCCTCGGTGTCGAGCTGCGCCTGCAATCGATTCCGAGTGCGTGGATCGCGGGCGAGTTGATTCGCGCGCGCAATCTCGACGAGGCGCTCGAAGCGTTCGAGCGCACCGATACACAGTACGCATACTCGGTCGCGTGGATCGATTGTGCCGGCGGCCAGGGAACGCTCGGACGATGCACTCTGAATGTCGGTAACTTCGCGGATCCCGCGATGCTGCAGCGTCGCGCCGCGCAGGACCCTTATCGCACACCGGCGAAGTTGCCGCTCGCAGTTCCGTTCACGTTGCCGGGTTTTACCCTCAACTCGCTCACCGTCAAGGCGTTCAACGCCGGGATTTACGCGACGAGCAGGCCTTCGCAGCACAAGATTTTCGACTGGGAATGGTTCTTTTATCCGCTCGATTCGATCAGCAACTGGAATCGTATCTACGGCAAGCGCGGTTTCGTGCAGTATCAATGCGTATGGCCGCTGGCTGAGAGCCGCGCCGGGCTCGTCGAAGTGCTCGAGGCGATCAGCCGCAGCCGCCGCGCCTCGTTTCTCACCGTGCTCAAGAAATTCGGGGCGCAGGACGGAATGCTCTCCTTCCCGATGCCGGGCTACACGCTGGCACTCGATTTTCCGGTCGCCGACGGCCTCCTGCAATTCCTCGACGAGCTCGACGAGATGGTGCTGAAGCGCGGCGGCAGGGTCTATCTCGCCAAGGACGCACGGATGCGCCCCGAGATCTTCCGCGCGATGTACCCGAATTTTGCTAACTGGCAGTCAATCAAGGCCACGGCGGATCCCGAGGGCCGCTTTTCGTCGAGCCTCTCGCGGCGACTGGGACTCGACCCCGACTAG
- a CDS encoding SDR family NAD(P)-dependent oxidoreductase, producing the protein MAKVLILGATSPIARALAIRFAADGAQLYLASRDANETQRVADDIAVRAGVETFAGTFDAADVSLHEEFLREAVARLGGLDGVVVCFGTLGDEEQAQIDPRAALATISQNFTGAVSLMTLVARHLENQGEGFMIVIGSVAGERGRARNYVYGSAKGALHLFAQGLRGRLANTNVRVMTVKLGTVDTRMTWGREGALLSISPDKAADLIYRAYRKRSEVVFVPWFWRPIMTALRLIPERQFKRVSF; encoded by the coding sequence ATGGCTAAAGTTCTGATTCTCGGCGCGACCAGCCCGATCGCACGTGCGCTCGCGATACGATTCGCGGCCGACGGTGCGCAGCTCTATCTCGCCTCGCGCGATGCCAACGAAACGCAGCGCGTCGCCGATGATATTGCAGTGCGCGCGGGCGTCGAGACTTTTGCGGGCACGTTCGACGCGGCCGACGTCAGCTTGCACGAAGAGTTTCTGCGCGAGGCGGTCGCCAGGCTCGGCGGACTCGACGGCGTCGTCGTATGCTTCGGCACGCTCGGCGACGAAGAGCAGGCGCAGATCGATCCGCGCGCGGCGCTCGCGACGATCAGCCAGAACTTCACCGGCGCCGTATCGCTGATGACGCTCGTCGCGCGCCATCTGGAAAACCAGGGCGAAGGCTTCATGATCGTCATCGGCTCTGTCGCCGGCGAGCGCGGCCGCGCGCGCAACTACGTCTATGGCTCGGCCAAGGGCGCCCTGCATCTTTTCGCGCAAGGCCTGCGCGGCCGTCTCGCCAACACGAACGTCCGCGTGATGACAGTGAAGCTCGGCACGGTTGACACGCGGATGACCTGGGGCCGCGAAGGCGCCCTGCTCTCCATCTCGCCCGACAAAGCCGCCGACCTAATTTACCGCGCCTATCGCAAACGATCCGAAGTAGTATTCGTCCCGTGGTTCTGGCGCCCAATCATGACCGCCCTGCGCCTCATCCCAGAGCGCCAATTCAAACGCGTCAGCTTCTAA